Part of the Methylovirgula sp. 4M-Z18 genome is shown below.
TGTGAACGGGCAGCCCTGCCCTTGCGGCCAGCGCGGCTGCGTCGAGACCGAATCTTCGGGCACATCATTGCGGCGCCACCTGAATGAGGCCGGCTATAGCCAGGAAACGCGTTTCGAACACGTTCTGCCGCTCGCTATCTCAGGTGATCCAAACGCCTTGGCAGTGATGCGTGCGTGGGCAGGACCTCTGCGGGCGGCCGTCAACACACTTTCTGCCGCCGTCGACCCGGATGTCGTCATCCTGGGCGGCGGTATGGGGCACGCCGCCCTACAAGCCCTCAGTTTCTTGCCTGCGGCGAAGAATTGGTACGAAATCGAGATACGAGGCGCCCTGCTCGGCGATGATGCCGGTGTCATCGGTGCTGGACTTGCCGCTTTCGACCTTACCGGGGAAACCGGCCGCCCGGCCGCACACGCCGGCAAAGGATTGGTGATGGTAAATGGGGTGCCCGGTTCCGGGAAAAGCTCGCTTTCCCATAGATTGTCCTCACGCACGGGATGGCCCGTTCTAGCGCTCGACACGATCAAGAATCCGTTCCTCGAACTGATCGAAGATGTAGACAGGCCGTTCAACCGAGTTCTCGGCAGGGCGAGCTACAAATCCATCTTTTCGATTGTCGCGGAAGCCCCTGAAGGCTCGACCTTCATCGTTGACGCGTGGTTCGGCTTCCAGCCCCGGGAAACCCTGCTGGAGCATGTGGCGATGGCCGGCATTACCGGCATCGTGGAACTGTGGTGCCACGCACCGCCGGAAACCGTCGGTGAGCGCTATTCCAGCAGGGCCAGCCAGCGGCTCCCCGGCCATCCGGGACAATCCTATGTGCCCGAGCTTATAGAACTTGCCAAGCGGGCAGAGCCATACCACCTCGGCCCTGTCCTTGATATCGACACCACAAAGCCCCAGGACGTTGAAAGCATCACAACCTGGGTGAAAAACGCCTTGTTCGCTACATGAGCTGGGCTCGGGTCGGATGTTCCCATCACTATATGCATCATGGCAGCGATTTTCGTTCTGAACGGCATGGTGCTTTCGAAGTCGATCCTTGGAAAGCAAACTCATCGTCACAGGCGTTGTTATTCT
Proteins encoded:
- a CDS encoding ROK family protein is translated as MFSERFAIGVDVGGTNMRAASISPTGDILRKKVVAGSREPDQALDLIKALIRDMGGENAAAIGIGIPGRVDGWTGEVISGGFLDLSGKDLKGEIAQTFGLPVMVANDCGMALIGEARRGAASGLRNVVMLTIGTGIGGATMDGGKVVHGKRCAGQFGHLIVNVNGQPCPCGQRGCVETESSGTSLRRHLNEAGYSQETRFEHVLPLAISGDPNALAVMRAWAGPLRAAVNTLSAAVDPDVVILGGGMGHAALQALSFLPAAKNWYEIEIRGALLGDDAGVIGAGLAAFDLTGETGRPAAHAGKGLVMVNGVPGSGKSSLSHRLSSRTGWPVLALDTIKNPFLELIEDVDRPFNRVLGRASYKSIFSIVAEAPEGSTFIVDAWFGFQPRETLLEHVAMAGITGIVELWCHAPPETVGERYSSRASQRLPGHPGQSYVPELIELAKRAEPYHLGPVLDIDTTKPQDVESITTWVKNALFAT